The sequence CCTCTTCGTAGGTCAGCGGGTCACCCGGCACGACGTCGCGGATGGACTGCTCGGTCACCAGGACCTCGGTGCTCATCGAGTCGATCAGGTTGCGGCCGGTCGTCGCGTCGACGTCGGTGACGAGGGCCAGCCAGTAGGACGAGAGCCGCGGCGTGAGCACCGGCACCGAGACCAGCGGGATGCGCTTGCCGCGGTCGGCCTCGGACGCCAGCTGGAGCATCTCGATGTAGGTCAGCTGGTCGGGACCACCGATCTCGAAGACCCGCCCCATCGCGCCGGGATGATCGGCCACGCCGACGAGATAGCGCACCACGTCCTCGAGCGCGATCGGCTGGGTGCGGGTCGACGCCCACTTCGGCACCACCATCGCGGGCAGGTTCTTGACCAGCTGGCGGGTGATCTCCCACGAGATGCCGCCGGCGCCGACGACGATCGCGGCGCGCAGCACCGTCACCGGCACGCCACCCTCGCCCAGCAGCCCCTCGACCTCGCGACGCGAGCGCAGGTGGGCCGACAGCTCCTGGTCGTCGGAACCCAGGCCCCCCATGTAGATGATCTGGCGCACACCCGCCTCGGCCGCCGCGCGCCCGAAGGCCCGGGCCGCGTCGGCGTCCTTGCGCTCGAAGTCGACGTCGTCGAGCGAGTGCACGAGGTAGTAGGCGACCTCCACGTCAGCCATCGCAGAGATCAGGGTCGAGGCGTCGTGGACGTCGCCATACGTCGCCGTGCCCGGCCCTGAGTAGCCGTCGGGGCGCCGGGTCATCGCGCGGACGTCGTGCCCCTGCTCGAGCAGGGCGGGGACGAGGTGCTGGCCGATGAAGCCGGTGGCGCCAGTGACGAGGATGCGGGTCATGTGGCGACCCTAAGCCCAGACCGTTAAGCCCAGCCTCACCTTCGTTGCCCCCGCTGGGTGCGGCGGGGACCATTGGCGCATGAGCCTGGAGATCGGCACCGACCACGACCCGCAGCACTGGCACGACCAGACGCGAGCCACCGACGGCAACCGCATCAACGCGCTGCGGGCCGCCGTCCTCGGCGCCAACGACGGGATCGTGTCGACAGCCGGCATCGTGATGGGCGTCGCCGGAGCCACGAGCGACCGCACGGCCCTCCTGATCGCCGGTGCGGCCGGTCTCGTCGCCGGCGCGATGAGCATGGCGACCGGTGAATATGTCTCGGTCAGCACCCAGCGAGACGCCGAGAAGTCGATCCTCAAGCTCGAGGCCGAGGAGCTCGTGGCGATGCCGGAGACCGAGGAGCGCGAGCTGGGCCTGATGCTCCAGGCCAAGGGCATCAGCCCCGCCCTCGCGACCAAGGTCGCCCGGGAGCTCACCGAGCACGACGCGCTCGCCGCGCACGCCGAGTTCGAGTTCGGCATCGACCCCGACGAGCTGACCAACCCGTGGCACGCCGCCTGGGCGTCGATGCTCGCCTTCACCCTCGGCGCGCTGCTGCCGCTGCTGTGCGTGCTGCTCGTCCCGGCGAGCCTGCGGATCGCCGTCACCGTCGGCGCGGTAGCCCTGGCCCTCGTCCTCACCGGCTACGTCAGCGCCAAGCTCAGCCTCAGCCCGAGACTGCGCGCCATCGTCCGCAACGTCGGCGGCGGCCTGCTCTCGATGGGCGTGACCTACCTGATCGGCTCGCTCGTCGGCATGGGGATCGCCTGAGCCGAGTCCCCTCGCCGCAAGCGGGGCTCGCTCGTGTCCACTCAGCCCAGCGCGCGGACGATGTCCTCGACCCGCTCCTTGGCGTCGCCGAAGAGCATGCGTGAGTTGTCCTTGAAGAACAGCGGGTTCTGGACGCCGGCATAGCCCGTGGCCATCGAGCGCTTGAACACCACGACCTCCTTGGCGTGCCACACCTCGAGCACCGGCATGCCGGCGATCGGGGAACCGGGCTCCTCCGCCGCGGGGTTGACGGTGTCGTTGGCGCCGATGACCAGGACGACGTCGGTGTCGGGGAAGTCGGCGTTGATCTCGTCCATCTCGAGGACGATGTCGTAGGGCACCTTCGCCTCGGCCAGGAGCACGTTCATGTGGCCGGGGAGGCGGCCCGCGACCGGGTGGATGCCGAAGCGGACGTCGACGCCCTTCTCGCGCAGCTTCCGGGTCATCTCGGCGACGGGATATTGCGCCTGGGCGACCGCCATGCCGTAGCCGGGGGTGATCACCACGGTCTTCGCCTCGGCCAGCAGCTCGGCGACCTCGTCGGCCTGGACCTCGCGGTGCTCGCCGTAGTCGCGCTCCTCGCCGCTGACCGCGCCGTCGGAGCCGAACCCGCCGGCGATGACGCTGACGAAGGAGCGGTTCATCGCCTTGCACATGATGTAGCTCAGGATCGCACCGGAGGAACCGACGAGGGAGCCGGTGATGATGAGCAGGTCGTTGCTGAGCATGAAGCCGGCGGCCGCGGCGGCCCAGCCGGAGTAGGAGTTGAGCATCGACACGACGACCGGCATGTCGCCGCCACCGATGGCTGCCACGAGGTGGAAGCCGAGCAGCAGCGCCAGGACGGTCATGATGATCAGGGGAACGAGGCCGAGGTCGCCCTCGACCGGGATGAACCACGCGAGCAGCAGCGCCGAGGCGACGATGATGCCGAGGTTGAGCAGGTGTCGGCCCGGCAGCGTCAGGGGCGTCGACTTCATCTTCGCGCTGAGCTTGAGATAGGCCACGATCGAACCGGTGAACGTCACGGCGCCGATGAAGACGCCGATGAAGACCTCGACGTCGTGGATGGTGGCCAGCGAGCCCTCGAGGTGGTCCTCGGCGAGGTAGGAGTTGAAGCCGACCAGCACCGCCGCCAGGCCCACGAAGCTGTGCAGCATCGCCACGAG comes from Nocardioides piscis and encodes:
- a CDS encoding NAD(P)H-binding protein; protein product: MTRILVTGATGFIGQHLVPALLEQGHDVRAMTRRPDGYSGPGTATYGDVHDASTLISAMADVEVAYYLVHSLDDVDFERKDADAARAFGRAAAEAGVRQIIYMGGLGSDDQELSAHLRSRREVEGLLGEGGVPVTVLRAAIVVGAGGISWEITRQLVKNLPAMVVPKWASTRTQPIALEDVVRYLVGVADHPGAMGRVFEIGGPDQLTYIEMLQLASEADRGKRIPLVSVPVLTPRLSSYWLALVTDVDATTGRNLIDSMSTEVLVTEQSIRDVVPGDPLTYEEAVRRAVAPEKKR
- a CDS encoding VIT1/CCC1 transporter family protein, which encodes MSLEIGTDHDPQHWHDQTRATDGNRINALRAAVLGANDGIVSTAGIVMGVAGATSDRTALLIAGAAGLVAGAMSMATGEYVSVSTQRDAEKSILKLEAEELVAMPETEERELGLMLQAKGISPALATKVARELTEHDALAAHAEFEFGIDPDELTNPWHAAWASMLAFTLGALLPLLCVLLVPASLRIAVTVGAVALALVLTGYVSAKLSLSPRLRAIVRNVGGGLLSMGVTYLIGSLVGMGIA
- the pntB gene encoding Re/Si-specific NAD(P)(+) transhydrogenase subunit beta, which gives rise to MDFLTSERLPGLIQAAYIVAAILFILALAGLSKHETARRGNTLGMTGMGLALVATLVLAARNSQYGDQRPLAVTLVLILVAMAIGAVIGAWRARTVEMTGMPELVAMLHSFVGLAAVLVGFNSYLAEDHLEGSLATIHDVEVFIGVFIGAVTFTGSIVAYLKLSAKMKSTPLTLPGRHLLNLGIIVASALLLAWFIPVEGDLGLVPLIIMTVLALLLGFHLVAAIGGGDMPVVVSMLNSYSGWAAAAAGFMLSNDLLIITGSLVGSSGAILSYIMCKAMNRSFVSVIAGGFGSDGAVSGEERDYGEHREVQADEVAELLAEAKTVVITPGYGMAVAQAQYPVAEMTRKLREKGVDVRFGIHPVAGRLPGHMNVLLAEAKVPYDIVLEMDEINADFPDTDVVLVIGANDTVNPAAEEPGSPIAGMPVLEVWHAKEVVVFKRSMATGYAGVQNPLFFKDNSRMLFGDAKERVEDIVRALG